The Myxococcales bacterium genome includes a region encoding these proteins:
- a CDS encoding FABP family protein codes for MENLYREEITFDPFGPVDNGPQRLFGLDYRMKAWRIGADDFFHMEVGYWLWEPATGQISRNFMIPRSTTISAVGNAAADATSFTLSAKQGSSTNGILSNEYLFKGAAKTVSYELEVDLSGGNYAYKEDSVLAMSAHDGAEMHHTDENTLSKI; via the coding sequence ATCGAAAACCTCTACCGAGAAGAAATCACGTTTGACCCCTTCGGTCCGGTGGACAACGGCCCGCAACGGCTATTCGGGCTGGACTATCGCATGAAGGCCTGGCGCATCGGCGCCGATGATTTTTTCCACATGGAAGTGGGATACTGGTTGTGGGAGCCTGCTACCGGCCAGATCTCGCGCAACTTCATGATTCCGCGGTCGACGACCATCAGCGCCGTGGGAAACGCTGCGGCCGATGCCACGAGCTTCACCCTGAGCGCCAAGCAGGGATCGTCGACCAACGGCATCCTGTCGAACGAGTATCTCTTCAAGGGAGCGGCCAAGACCGTCTCGTATGAACTCGAAGTCGACCTTTCGGGCGGCAACTACGCCTACAAGGAAGACTCGGTTCTCGCGATGTCGGCTCACGACGGCGCCGAGATGCACCACACGGACGAGAACACGCTCTCGAAGATCTAG
- a CDS encoding xanthine dehydrogenase family protein subunit M, which translates to MTDPEPVEPSRGAPPLQASRYEAPQNVEAAVALLRAQGEARVLAGGTDLIVQMRLGAPRPGVFVDIKRIPRLNAVLLDSKGLKLGAAVPAVDVFGNDSIRSLWPGLAEATDLIGSSQIQGRATWAGNLCNASPAADAVPALVVCNAKAIIAGPDGERSVAVEDFTTGPGQNVLERGEFVVEFKVPAPEPKTADAYLRLIPRSEMDIAVVGAAVSISLDRDGVVSAARVSLAAVAPKVLLVPAAAEALVGSRLDDSALARAAAAASDAANPINDRRGTIEYRKKISGVLTKRAAKIAYERARAR; encoded by the coding sequence ATGACGGACCCTGAACCCGTCGAACCGAGCCGAGGAGCCCCACCGTTGCAAGCGTCTCGTTACGAAGCCCCCCAGAACGTCGAAGCAGCCGTCGCGCTGCTCAGAGCCCAGGGCGAAGCGCGTGTGCTCGCCGGGGGCACAGACCTCATTGTGCAAATGCGCCTCGGTGCCCCCAGGCCCGGCGTCTTTGTCGACATCAAGCGCATTCCCCGCTTGAACGCGGTTCTGCTCGACTCGAAGGGACTCAAGCTCGGAGCGGCCGTTCCGGCGGTAGATGTCTTCGGCAACGATTCGATCCGCAGCCTCTGGCCCGGACTTGCCGAAGCCACCGACCTGATCGGATCGAGCCAGATCCAGGGTCGCGCGACCTGGGCTGGCAACCTCTGCAACGCCTCGCCTGCCGCCGACGCGGTCCCGGCGCTGGTCGTGTGCAACGCGAAGGCGATCATCGCCGGACCCGACGGAGAGCGATCCGTCGCCGTTGAAGATTTCACCACCGGGCCGGGACAGAACGTGCTCGAGCGCGGGGAGTTCGTGGTCGAATTTAAAGTGCCGGCACCCGAGCCGAAGACCGCCGATGCTTATCTGCGCCTGATCCCGCGCAGCGAGATGGACATCGCCGTCGTGGGTGCCGCTGTCTCCATCAGTCTCGACCGCGACGGTGTAGTTTCCGCAGCTCGCGTCTCCCTCGCCGCGGTGGCGCCAAAGGTTCTGCTCGTCCCGGCTGCGGCCGAGGCGCTCGTCGGATCGCGACTCGACGACAGTGCGCTGGCTCGCGCGGCTGCGGCGGCGAGCGACGCCGCAAATCCGATCAACGATCGCCGGGGCACGATCGAGTACCGAAAGAAGATCTCGGGGGTGCTCACAAAACGCGCCGCCAAAATCGCCTACGAACGCGCCCGGGCGCGTTAG
- a CDS encoding (2Fe-2S)-binding protein has protein sequence MAKIQIQTTVNGEPVEFLCEGQQSLLSTLRDDLGLTGTKEGCSTGDCGACSIMLEGRLVPACLVLSAEAEGREIATIEGVADGSSLHPIQQKFLEHAALQCGICTPGFIIATQALLERNPNPSEEEARYYLAGNLCRCTGYDKIIRAVLDVAAELRGEGA, from the coding sequence GTGGCAAAGATTCAGATTCAAACGACAGTCAATGGCGAGCCCGTCGAGTTCTTGTGTGAAGGGCAGCAGAGCCTGCTCTCCACCCTGCGCGACGATCTCGGCCTGACGGGCACGAAGGAAGGTTGCTCGACCGGCGATTGTGGCGCCTGCTCGATCATGCTCGAAGGACGGCTGGTACCCGCGTGCCTGGTGCTGTCCGCGGAAGCCGAGGGACGCGAGATCGCGACGATCGAGGGCGTCGCCGACGGATCCTCGCTGCACCCCATCCAACAAAAATTTCTCGAACACGCCGCACTGCAGTGTGGCATCTGCACACCCGGCTTCATCATCGCGACCCAGGCGTTGCTCGAGCGCAATCCGAATCCCAGTGAGGAAGAGGCCCGCTACTACCTCGCCGGCAACCTCTGCCGCTGCACGGGTTACGACAAAATCATTCGCGCAGTCCTCGACGTTGCGGCGGAGCTTCGGGGAGAAGGCGCGTGA